The following coding sequences lie in one Cyanobacterium sp. Dongsha4 genomic window:
- the metG gene encoding methionine--tRNA ligase, with protein sequence MSIDKPISKTSFALTTPLYYVNGLPHIGSAYTTMIADAIARWYRLSGHEVMFVTGTDEHGQKIQRTAEEKGVNPQEHCDHISQQFQDLWHKLDIKFDRFSRTTASNHQAIVNEFFARVQKSDDIYLAQQQGWYCVACEEFKEKRELTEDGFCPIHTNQKVEWRDEENYFFRLSRYQQQLEELYTKNPDFIQPETRRNEVINFVKQGLQDFSISRVNVSWGFPIPDDPKHTIYVWFDALLGYISALLDENNPPTLENALKKWYPFNLHLIGKDILRFHAVYWPAMLMSAQLPLPKQVFGHGFLTKDGKKMGKSLGNTLDPFSLVEKYGSDAVRYYFLKEIELGEDGDFNEIRFVNTLNADLANDLGNLLNRSLGMLKKYCKGVLPAITGTDISEENEVKQIGKSLENKVIEAYQNYRFSSLCQEVLNLIRSCNKFIDESQPWTLYKQGEQQEVEKILYVVLESVRFASFSLAPIIPNISNKIYTQLGFNFDFNQKDLGLKSNISNEHGRWGVLPINQELPKAEPVFARLEVPEHK encoded by the coding sequence ATGAGTATTGATAAACCCATTTCAAAAACATCCTTTGCTTTAACAACCCCTCTTTATTACGTTAACGGTTTACCCCACATTGGTAGCGCTTACACCACTATGATTGCAGATGCGATCGCACGTTGGTATCGTCTTTCTGGTCATGAAGTTATGTTCGTCACAGGTACAGATGAACACGGTCAAAAAATCCAACGCACCGCCGAAGAAAAAGGAGTAAATCCTCAAGAACACTGCGATCATATTTCTCAACAATTTCAAGATTTATGGCATAAATTAGATATAAAATTCGATCGCTTTAGTCGTACCACCGCTAGTAATCATCAAGCTATCGTCAATGAATTTTTTGCCAGAGTGCAAAAGAGTGATGATATATATTTAGCTCAACAACAGGGATGGTATTGTGTTGCCTGTGAAGAATTTAAAGAAAAAAGAGAACTCACAGAAGACGGTTTTTGTCCTATTCACACCAACCAAAAAGTAGAATGGAGAGATGAAGAAAACTACTTTTTTCGCCTTTCCCGTTACCAACAACAACTAGAAGAACTATACACCAAAAATCCAGACTTCATTCAGCCTGAAACTAGAAGAAACGAAGTTATTAACTTTGTTAAACAAGGATTACAAGATTTTTCTATTTCCCGTGTTAATGTTTCTTGGGGTTTTCCCATACCAGATGACCCTAAACATACAATTTACGTGTGGTTTGATGCCCTTTTAGGCTATATTAGCGCTCTTTTAGACGAAAATAACCCCCCAACCCTTGAAAATGCCCTTAAAAAGTGGTATCCCTTCAACTTACATCTCATTGGCAAAGATATATTAAGATTCCATGCCGTTTATTGGCCTGCAATGTTGATGTCAGCACAATTGCCCTTACCAAAACAGGTATTTGGACATGGTTTCTTAACTAAAGATGGTAAAAAGATGGGTAAAAGTTTGGGCAACACTTTAGATCCATTCTCTTTAGTAGAAAAATATGGATCTGATGCTGTACGTTACTATTTTCTCAAAGAAATCGAATTAGGGGAAGATGGTGACTTCAATGAAATTCGTTTTGTGAATACCTTGAATGCAGATTTAGCAAACGACCTCGGAAATTTATTAAACCGCAGTTTAGGAATGTTGAAAAAATACTGCAAAGGAGTCTTACCAGCCATCACAGGAACTGATATTAGCGAAGAAAATGAAGTAAAACAAATAGGTAAGTCTTTAGAAAATAAAGTAATAGAAGCCTATCAAAATTATCGTTTTTCCAGCTTATGCCAAGAAGTTTTAAACCTCATTCGTAGTTGCAACAAATTTATTGATGAGAGTCAACCTTGGACTTTATATAAACAAGGAGAGCAACAGGAAGTTGAAAAAATCCTTTATGTGGTGTTAGAGTCTGTCAGATTTGCTAGTTTTTCTCTTGCTCCAATCATACCGAACATTAGTAATAAGATTTACACTCAACTAGGATTTAATTTTGATTTTAATCAAAAAGATTTAGGATTAAAAAGTAATATTAGTAATGAACATGGGCGCTGGGGTGTTCTTCCTATTAACCAAGAATTGCCAAAAGCTGAACCCGTATTCGCTAGACTCGAAGTACCAGAACATAAATAA
- a CDS encoding NYN domain-containing protein, which translates to MWDNFDSDPVFPPEQVLENRGRVAIFIDGSNLFYAALQLGVEIDYTKLLYRLTAGAKLLRAFFYTGVDRTNEKQQGFLLWMRRNGYRVIAKDLVQLPDGSKKANLDVEIAVDLMALVDYYDTAVLVSGDGDLAYAVDAVSYRGARIEVVSLRSMTSDSLINVADRYIDLDQIREDIQKTRKSNLTYDAFSPYHLIENRDPEE; encoded by the coding sequence ATGTGGGATAATTTTGATAGTGATCCTGTCTTTCCCCCTGAACAAGTTTTGGAGAACAGGGGAAGGGTGGCGATCTTCATTGATGGTTCAAATTTATTTTATGCCGCCCTCCAGCTAGGAGTTGAAATCGATTATACAAAACTTCTTTATCGTTTGACTGCTGGTGCAAAATTGTTACGGGCTTTCTTTTACACAGGAGTCGATCGCACTAATGAAAAGCAACAGGGATTTTTACTTTGGATGCGTCGTAATGGCTACCGAGTCATTGCCAAAGATTTAGTACAGTTACCTGACGGTTCAAAAAAAGCGAATTTGGATGTGGAAATTGCCGTTGATTTAATGGCTTTAGTGGACTATTATGATACTGCTGTCTTGGTTAGTGGAGATGGAGATTTAGCCTATGCGGTGGATGCGGTGAGTTATCGGGGCGCTCGTATCGAAGTGGTAAGTTTGCGATCGATGACCAGTGATAGTTTAATTAATGTAGCAGACCGTTATATTGATTTAGACCAAATTCGGGAGGATATACAAAAAACCCGTAAATCCAATTTAACCTATGACGCTTTTTCTCCTTATCATCTCATTGAAAATCGAGATCCTGAAGAGTGA
- a CDS encoding glycosyltransferase family 1 protein — protein sequence MMKVLFDCTSVRDRISGIGYYTYSLMKALHKGNFPDLALNFCRQPSMKQWLKHQQQLPDVLKQFSSIQFLPFPVTVSDFLGKSAGYFTNNIDHFDIIHGTDHYVYPFQEGKKVMNIHDLTFLKYPQFCTNIVKQYTRRIKKCLQWTDLIITFAESTKKDIIDYLGVKEEKIFITSEASRYNFEYLKTINVDLIKSKINYDFFQKYLLFVSTIEPRKNIINLIKAFNICKEKYHLHHHLILIGNKGWQYEPIFAEIENSPFSDQIHHLGYLTDAQLAVFYAHADMFIYPSFYEGFGLPILEAMTLGTPVITSSVSSMPEVGGDAAIYVNPHDVDALANRIYQLGLNPMLRQSLIEKGKNRAKLYSWERVAQETLKAYSYLA from the coding sequence ATAATGAAAGTCCTATTTGATTGTACCTCAGTGCGCGATCGCATCTCTGGTATTGGTTATTATACTTATAGCTTGATGAAGGCTTTACACAAAGGTAATTTTCCTGATTTGGCATTAAATTTTTGTCGCCAACCTAGTATGAAACAATGGTTAAAGCATCAACAACAATTACCAGATGTCTTAAAACAATTTTCCTCAATTCAATTTTTGCCTTTTCCAGTAACAGTAAGTGATTTTTTGGGTAAATCCGCAGGTTATTTTACGAATAATATTGATCATTTTGACATAATTCACGGTACAGATCATTATGTTTACCCTTTTCAAGAAGGCAAAAAAGTCATGAATATTCATGATTTAACTTTTCTTAAATATCCTCAATTTTGCACAAATATTGTTAAACAATATACTCGTAGAATAAAAAAATGTTTGCAGTGGACTGATTTAATAATTACTTTTGCCGAAAGTACAAAAAAAGATATTATTGACTATTTAGGAGTGAAAGAAGAAAAAATATTCATTACTTCAGAAGCAAGTAGATATAATTTTGAATATTTAAAAACTATAAATGTTGATTTAATTAAAAGTAAAATTAATTATGATTTTTTTCAGAAATATCTATTATTTGTAAGTACGATCGAACCTAGAAAAAATATTATTAATCTGATAAAAGCCTTTAATATTTGCAAAGAAAAATATCATCTCCATCACCACTTAATTCTTATTGGTAATAAGGGTTGGCAGTATGAGCCTATTTTTGCCGAAATAGAAAATTCTCCTTTTTCTGATCAAATTCATCATTTAGGCTATTTAACCGATGCCCAGTTAGCCGTCTTTTATGCCCATGCTGATATGTTTATCTATCCCTCTTTTTATGAAGGTTTTGGTTTGCCTATTCTTGAAGCAATGACTTTAGGTACACCTGTAATTACTTCTTCGGTATCATCCATGCCTGAAGTGGGAGGAGATGCGGCAATTTATGTTAATCCCCATGATGTGGACGCTTTGGCAAATAGGATTTATCAACTAGGACTTAATCCCATGTTACGTCAAAGTTTAATCGAAAAAGGAAAAAACCGAGCAAAACTTTATTCTTGGGAAAGGGTAGCACAAGAAACCCTTAAGGCTTACTCCTATCTGGCTTAA